DNA from Flavobacterium aestivum:
TAGGCTCATCAAAAATGCGCAAATGCTGTTGTTGATCAGCAATTGAGACTGTATCCGAAGCTTTGCATTTAAGGGCTGCACTAATTTGTAATTTTCCAATCTTCAAGCCATGTTTTTCCATTTTTTGCAATACCTCTTCACTTTTTTCAAAGCCAACTGCAAAATGACAAACATCGTAACAAAGTTGTATATGAGTGCGCATGTATTCTTGTGCCTGCGAATTACTGCACATAAGAGTAGAAGCTAACAATGAAGCTCCTTCTTGAAGCAAATACTCCTCAAAGAAAGCGATATATTCATCGCTATTTTCAATTACTCCATCAGGCTCCGGTTCAATATTCAAATGCATTTTTTTACCCCTAGTCTCGTGGAATTTCACTAACTGAGCAACTAAATATACAAGCTTTTTTGTTGCGGTTTGTTTCACTTGATTAAGCTCTTCCTCTGTTCTATGCCAATGTTTATACGAAAGCGGAGAAGTTGAAATACCACCTTCCATGTCAGATGGCAAGAGTTCACATAGAATCGTAAAAAGTAACTGGGTATAACTCAATCTCTCGTTACTTGTCCAGTCTGGTAAATGGACTTTATCTTTTACAGCTTCATCATGAAAATTGCCATACGGAAATCCATTTATAGTAAATACATACATCTCATTTTGCAGGAGCCAAACTTTAAACATCAATAAGTTACCATCTTGCAATAGTTCGGTGGCAGCTTGATGCGAAAGACGCAAACCTATACCAAAAGGCTCATAAGGGGATACTTTTTTTTTGATAGGGACACAATAGTCCACTATATTTTTAAAAACAGCCTCCCATGATTCACCAGCATGAATATTGGTGCAATAACTTAAATGACCATTTTGACTAATTAGCATATTGCGGTATTTAAATGGTGAAACGAAGTAATATGTTGAATTGAATCAGCTATTTGTGTGTTATCGAGAAAATGCACTTCTTCACCTTTGCCAATCTCTCTTAATAACATAATAGTAAGTTGTCCTCCCAGATGTTCCCTAAATTCATCCAAACCTTTTATAACCTCATCTAGTTTTATAGTAAGCATAGGATGAGTTATAGAA
Protein-coding regions in this window:
- the eboE gene encoding metabolite traffic protein EboE encodes the protein MLISQNGHLSYCTNIHAGESWEAVFKNIVDYCVPIKKKVSPYEPFGIGLRLSHQAATELLQDGNLLMFKVWLLQNEMYVFTINGFPYGNFHDEAVKDKVHLPDWTSNERLSYTQLLFTILCELLPSDMEGGISTSPLSYKHWHRTEEELNQVKQTATKKLVYLVAQLVKFHETRGKKMHLNIEPEPDGVIENSDEYIAFFEEYLLQEGASLLASTLMCSNSQAQEYMRTHIQLCYDVCHFAVGFEKSEEVLQKMEKHGLKIGKLQISAALKCKASDTVSIADQQQHLRIFDEPTYLHQVVIKTIGGELLKFDDLGKGIEAMNCIDFEELRTHFHVPIFVEDFQLLQSTQNEIISVLESWCKKEFTKHLEIETYTWQVLPSHLQTDLVESIERELEWVMNTIANETFKKNSYSAIGNRG